The genomic interval GGGTCTCGAAGGTTGCGTCGCCGGTGGCGATGCCTTCCAAGTAGATCAAGCGTACATGCTGCCAATCGCTTTGCTGCATTTGCCTGATTGCGTATCCCACAGTCGCATTTTAGCTGACACCTCGGTAGGACGCCTAACGCCTGCGTTTACCGGGCGCGGGCAACGGCCTCACAAATAATCACGTGAAGTGCGCGGCCCGCGCTCCGGTGCAACGCCTTGTTGGGCGACGCCCGCAACCCTAATCCTTGCGCCCCTCTCATCCCGCTCGTGGTTGATCACGGCGACCCCATGCGTTCTTCCTGCGGCTTCCCTTCCACGCCACCTCTGGCTTCGCACCCATTCCGCTCCGCTCAAGCCTTGCCCTTCCGCTAGTCCTGGCTCGCGCCGCTCGCTTGCTGAGCGGAGATGGCCACTCTGGCATATAGTGGCGTGCTCGGAGCGAAGGCGCTCGACGGCGGGGAGATGCTTCGAGACGATGCCAAGCCTCGCAATGGCGATTGCTGGGTGTTCGTCGAGGTTTGGCTGGCCGTTGCATGTGGCGAGAGCCGCAGGGTCGAATTGCGGACCGAACCAAGTTCCTGGCGCGGACAACTTCGCACATCAGCGATGGCGGGAAAGGCGCCCAACGCCCGCGTTCAGCGGGGCCGTGAACGGCACTCAAAGAACGCATGAGAACTGCGCTGCATGGCCTCCGCTGCAACGCATTGTTATGCCTTGCCTTCTCGCAATCGTCTGAGTTCATCTTCTGCTTCTTCTATTTCTTTCCTCAGTCTTTCTATCTCAGACTGGTTAATGTCATATCCCCTAGCTGAAAGGATGCGCAAGTAATCGAGTCGTTGACTCAGGACGGCTAGGACAAAAATCTTTGACTTAGCTGCTTCAGGCAACGGATTCTCTTCAGCCTCATCAGGTATATTGCCATCAAATAAGAATTCCGCCAAAGAAGCGGTTTCGGGAGACACAAATTCAACGCTGATTTCTGGGGACCAAGATTTAACTGCATACGATATTTGTTTGGGAGAGACCTGAATAAGAGCAATGCGATTGGCTTTGGCAAACTCAATCGCTCCGCTTCTGAATGTAGAGGTGGTGAAAAGCATGGCCTTGTGCGCCCCAATTGAAAGTTTCTTTTGATTGAGAGCTTGAACCTGCTCTCGTTCCACAGAGTCGGAAGTGTATCTCTTGCATTCGATCAGGACAAGAAAGTCTGCTCCCAACGCCTCAAAACGGGCAGTAACATCAATGATGTAGTCACCATCGTATCCTTGAAGCTTCTCAAGATGTTGCACACGAAAGTCTTTTAAGCCGCGCCCTTCTTCCTGAAGGAACTGCCGAACTGCGATTTCAAATTCTACAGGGGTCATTAGAAAGGGGGCTTCCATAATTGAGTCCTTCGCGGCGCGAGGCATAACGCCACGCATCACCGGGCGCGGCGTGCCGCACTGAACCAATGACGAGAAACCCGCC from Blastocatellia bacterium carries:
- a CDS encoding restriction endonuclease, with product MEAPFLMTPVEFEIAVRQFLQEEGRGLKDFRVQHLEKLQGYDGDYIIDVTARFEALGADFLVLIECKRYTSDSVEREQVQALNQKKLSIGAHKAMLFTTSTFRSGAIEFAKANRIALIQVSPKQISYAVKSWSPEISVEFVSPETASLAEFLFDGNIPDEAEENPLPEAAKSKIFVLAVLSQRLDYLRILSARGYDINQSEIERLRKEIEEAEDELRRLREGKA